The following coding sequences are from one Mus pahari chromosome X, PAHARI_EIJ_v1.1, whole genome shotgun sequence window:
- the Sh2d1a gene encoding SH2 domain-containing protein 1A isoform X2 has protein sequence MDAVTVYHGKISRETGEKLLLATGLDGSYLLRDSESVPGVYCLCVLYQGYIYTYRVSQTETGSWSAETAPGVHKRFFRKVKNLISAFQKPDQGIVTPLQYPVEKSSARGPPAPTGRRDSDICLNAP, from the exons ATGGATGCAGTGACTGTGTACCACGGCAAAATCAGCAGGGAGACCGGGGAGAAGCTCTTACTCGCTACGGGGCTGGATGGAAGCTATCTGCTGCGAGACAGCGAGAGTGTCCCTGGCGTGTACTGCCTGTGTGTTCT GTATCAAGGTTACATCTATACATATCGAGTGTCCCAGACAGAAACAGGTTCTTGGAGTGCTGAG ACAGCACCTGGGGTACATAAAAGATTTTTCCGGAAAGTAAAAAATCTCATTTCAGCGTTTCAGAAGCCAGATCAAGGCATCGTAACACCTCTGCAGTATCCAGTTGAAAAGTCCTCTGCCAGGGGCCCACCAGCTCCCACAG ggaGAAGAGATTCTGATATCTGCCTTAATGCACCATGA
- the Sh2d1a gene encoding SH2 domain-containing protein 1A isoform X3: protein MDAVTVYHGKISRETGEKLLLATGLDGSYLLRDSESVPGVYCLYQGYIYTYRVSQTETGSWSAETAPGVHKRFFRKVKNLISAFQKPDQGIVTPLQYPVEKSSARGPPAPTGRRDSDICLNAP from the exons ATGGATGCAGTGACTGTGTACCACGGCAAAATCAGCAGGGAGACCGGGGAGAAGCTCTTACTCGCTACGGGGCTGGATGGAAGCTATCTGCTGCGAGACAGCGAGAGTGTCCCTGGCGTGTACTGCCT GTATCAAGGTTACATCTATACATATCGAGTGTCCCAGACAGAAACAGGTTCTTGGAGTGCTGAG ACAGCACCTGGGGTACATAAAAGATTTTTCCGGAAAGTAAAAAATCTCATTTCAGCGTTTCAGAAGCCAGATCAAGGCATCGTAACACCTCTGCAGTATCCAGTTGAAAAGTCCTCTGCCAGGGGCCCACCAGCTCCCACAG ggaGAAGAGATTCTGATATCTGCCTTAATGCACCATGA
- the Sh2d1a gene encoding SH2 domain-containing protein 1A isoform X1 produces MDAVTVYHGKISRETGEKLLLATGLDGSYLLRDSESVPGVYCLCVLVHSAFQHYVLAYVDEATRYQGYIYTYRVSQTETGSWSAETAPGVHKRFFRKVKNLISAFQKPDQGIVTPLQYPVEKSSARGPPAPTGRRDSDICLNAP; encoded by the exons ATGGATGCAGTGACTGTGTACCACGGCAAAATCAGCAGGGAGACCGGGGAGAAGCTCTTACTCGCTACGGGGCTGGATGGAAGCTATCTGCTGCGAGACAGCGAGAGTGTCCCTGGCGTGTACTGCCTGTGTGTTCT TGTGCATAGTGCCTTCCAGCACTATGTATTAGCCTATGTAGATGAAGCTACCAG GTATCAAGGTTACATCTATACATATCGAGTGTCCCAGACAGAAACAGGTTCTTGGAGTGCTGAG ACAGCACCTGGGGTACATAAAAGATTTTTCCGGAAAGTAAAAAATCTCATTTCAGCGTTTCAGAAGCCAGATCAAGGCATCGTAACACCTCTGCAGTATCCAGTTGAAAAGTCCTCTGCCAGGGGCCCACCAGCTCCCACAG ggaGAAGAGATTCTGATATCTGCCTTAATGCACCATGA
- the Sh2d1a gene encoding SH2 domain-containing protein 1A isoform X4 yields MYQGYIYTYRVSQTETGSWSAETAPGVHKRFFRKVKNLISAFQKPDQGIVTPLQYPVEKSSARGPPAPTGRRDSDICLNAP; encoded by the exons AT GTATCAAGGTTACATCTATACATATCGAGTGTCCCAGACAGAAACAGGTTCTTGGAGTGCTGAG ACAGCACCTGGGGTACATAAAAGATTTTTCCGGAAAGTAAAAAATCTCATTTCAGCGTTTCAGAAGCCAGATCAAGGCATCGTAACACCTCTGCAGTATCCAGTTGAAAAGTCCTCTGCCAGGGGCCCACCAGCTCCCACAG ggaGAAGAGATTCTGATATCTGCCTTAATGCACCATGA